TGGGGGGGTGGACATGTCTGGTCAGCTGTAGATTTACCAATCAAATGCTTCTGCTCTGTCATTGGCATGACCACCATCCAACGATTGGATGAGAGTGGATATCAATTGTGAGTATCATCCAATAGAAAAGCACAACGACAATAATTGACAGATGTGAGGATAGACTATCATTGTCAGCGCGCGAAAGATAAAACATGATAATTCAGAACAGGAACaagcgggagggagagaaagcTAGCTAAAGGCGGATCAATAACACCATTCAAATTTATTAGGCAACATTTTTTATACCTATATTACTGTCTTGTGGTCGGAAAGAATACGGAAGTCTTGATTTCACGGTTTTAATGCAGGTTCACTCCAACTACACAAGTAAAAGGAGGATAAAGTAATTTAAGATGAGTGTGGTGATCTCGCAACAGGTAAGAAATGTATATTTTCAAATTGTTAGTtacattagctagctacatacaATACATAGTTCAACACATTAAACCAACGTTAACTTGGTTAATTTTGACTAACTTTAGGTGGGGATTGAGTCCGCCATAACCCCATGCTAGTTAGCTCGCTAACTTCACCTGACTTTGTTACTGATTGAGTtggattagctagctagcaatccTCGTCCTTTGGCTAGTTTGATCGACTGTTTGTTAGACATTTGTATAGGGAAACAATGTGACTGTGTAACCAATTAACATTGTGTGAACTAAAAAAAACTATTCTAGCCAGTTTTCTATGTTCTGTGTAACATTAGCCACTATTGAATGTCCAGCTGGCTAACTACGGTAACCGTATGCTCTTTGTGGCAGCTGAGAGAGAAGGCGCCACAACAGCCATTTGGCGACCCAACATTGAACCACAGACAAGCATCACATTTAAGCAAGCAAGATCATTCACCTAAATTTACaatagttttttttcttcacatttcaATTTTTCTATGTTTACGTCAGTTATACTTATGTCTTGTCACTAGAAAGAAGAAGACCAAGAAGACCATTATTATTTtgtaggaaagagagaagggcATCGTCACCAGCATGGTTCCCTCAAACAACATAAACATTTGGTGAATTTCTGACCCCCCCCTCTGTCCAGGCACTGGAGCTCCCTGCTGAGGAACCAGTAGCCGAGAGTGATTCAGACAGCGGGATGGGCTCACCAGTGGAGGAGATTGCTTCTAAAATGATTACCAATACTGTCGACTCGCAAGGTACAGTGACACAACATGGTTGATCAGTGGCTAAACAGACCACCTGACCAGAGCCCCCTTTTAATGTAAATAGGCTGCTCTGGACTGGGCCGCTTGCTTCTTGATAAGAAACAATAGATTGTCTAGTCTTTGACTTTAGACAATCCAATCATTGAAGCAAACTACGGTACTTGGCTGTTCAACTACCAATGCAAACTAACCTACTTACTTTAGTAGGAAATACTTTGCTTTGTGACGTAAACGGAATGCCACCTTTCCTGCATTTAGTCATTAAGATGGCTTGTAATATTTTTCCCCAGATTCAGATGATGACATCACAGTGAACCGGCGGTCCAGTTGTCGGAAGGCCCTGAGAGACAGTGATAGCGAGGAGGTTGTGCCTGAGATAGCAGAGGCTTTGGTCCTATCAGCATCCAGCGGGGATGAGATGGAGACTGCTGAGGAAGAGGTCAAAAGGGCAGAATTAAAGAGCAAGAAGATATCCCGGATAGCCCCTATCGACAGTGATGGCAGCACgccagaggaggaggaagagctgGTCAAAAAGGATGTGAAACTGAAggaagggaagagggagaagagccagagacacagagggaagaaagagaagcGCCGCAATGCTGTGGAGCGACTGAAGAACAAAGAGAGACCTGAAGAGGTGAGAGGTTGTGTTATAGTGACAGTGTAAAATTCAGAGTTTTGATACAAAGTAAAGACTATTTTTCTAATGAAGTAAAGACTCCTTTTCCCGTCACTCTCTGTTTTGTAGGAGACCCCTTTGCCCCGTGCTCTGAATGACAGCGGCTGTCTCCTTGGTGACAATGACCTATATGATGCTGGTCtcgatgatgatgaagaggaagaGTCTCTGGACGCCATCAAAGCAGCAGTAAAGCAGAAATCCAAGAAGCACAAGGTAAGAGCAACATTTTAAAAGTCCTATCTGTAGTTCAGGAGTAGGTGTGAGGTCACTAAAAAGCAAGCGTATGCCAGAAACAAATCACCCAGGATAACTTTTTGAATGTGAAGTGGTTTGTGAGTTCATTTGAATTTGACTAATCTTACATAGCTTTGTGTCTGTATATTGTGCTGTGCAGGCAGACGATGTGTATCAGAACTGGGCTTTGTATCTTTTCCTCAGGAGCCTTtatttgatgatgatgatgagggagaTGATGAGGCTGGACCGAAACGGCGTCCCCAGGAGAGAAAGGCAGCTCGGGCTAGCAAGGAGGCCATGAAGCACCTGCACAGTGAGACCCAGAGGCTGGTCCGAGGTCAGTTTGTTCTTACGTGCATATTACAATAGCGTGTCCCTATACGGAGTGCATTGCCCGTGTTCCAATATGCTTTGTTTCTACATGGCTTGCTATACACTTTTCCTGTGTAGCTTCTATTGTCCAACTCAGTGCTTCTTGTTGCATGTTCTTAATTCCTTTGCAGAATCCACATGCGGGCTGCCCTACCACATGCCTGAGCCCAAAAGCATCGACCAGTTCTTCAAGAGGAGAGCCCGACCTGAGGGTTCTGCTATGGCACTACTGAAGTGGGAAGACATTTATCTACCAGGATTTCTTTACTTCTACCTGCTTTGTCTTTGCAATTACTGAACTATGCTCATCTAGTTTTGTCCAAAtaatttaaaggggcaatctgatATACACATTGATTCtttaagaatataacttataaatgcttcATGAGGTTGGTTCAGCTGTCGTACcctatcagaacccaaaatagcTTGTTTAACTCCTTTGTGAACAATATCATTGTAAACAAATACTGTATAGTCTCAAAACATAGTTAAAACTATAATTGCATATAGATGTGGGGGGGGGGATCAATACAGTtacatatcgcaatattatttccGGTGATATTATATCGATAGTTTGACTCCaataacaacaacatacagtggggcaaaaaagtatttagtcagcaaccaattatgcaagttctcccacttaaaaagatgagagaggcctgtaattttcatcataggtacacttcaactatgacagacaaaattagaaaaaaaatccagaaaatcacattgtaggattttgaatgaatttatttgcaaattatggtggcaAATAAGTATTGGGTTgatgtcgggtgattgtggaggccaggtcatctgatgcagcactcgatcgctctccttcttggtcaaatagcccttacacagcctggaggtgtgtttggtcattgtcctgttgacagtcccactaagtgcaatcCAGATGGTATGGCGTATAACTGCAGAATGCTCTGGTAGCCATGCAGGTTGATTGTGCCTTgacttctaaataaatcacagacattgtcaccagcaaagcaccatcacaccatctcCAGCTCCATACTGCATCGCGCCAGCCAGATTTTGTAACAATGCGCAAGGCTCAATATAGCTCCGCATTGACGTGATTGGTTGATGGTAGTTGGGGACAGGAGgtataaacacacactcacttccttgacaacttccttcacaacagctctgcttAACAGCTCTGCACTGCTCCGCgaagaagtatgaatgccctgacttctgtaGAGGCCGTATCCCTGTAAATGCTGCACGGCCAATGCGGACGTCGTATTGACCATGCATTGCCTTTTAGTATCGTGATAatatggtatcgtgaggtcccgGGTAATTCTCTGATCTAATAGGTggggtcagtccttgcatccatatcgctgtctatgaatttgaattGTTACATTTCTCCTGCCCTATCCCgtagctttttaccaaaacagtggcggGGATTccattttgttattgtttgaactcCATATTGCCCCTTTTTAAGCATATAAACcccttttatttgtatttattttttaaggtCTGCCAAGTATCAGGACTTGATAAAGGAGGCAACCCCAACACCTCCTCCCCCCAACCCACCCAAGGAGTCCCAACAGCCCTCAGCCTCCCTGGACCCACCCTCCACCCAGACCCAAGCTCTCTCCCAGCCAACGGCCACTTCCTCCCCACACCAGGAGAACCACCGCAGGGCAGGGGAGACCTCTCCAACCCAGGAGCTCGACGACAATGAATTCCCACTACCTGAACTGGCCGCCATTATGCAGGGGGCTAATATTTCAGTGTTTGGTGGTGCTGAAATTCCACCACCAGAGTATATGGAGGCTGGACCCCCAGAGCAGAACCAGGCAGATCCCTCTGACTCCCAAGCCCAGGAGATGGAGGCAAAGGCAGGGGATTGGGAGGGAGCTCAGCCGCTACCTGCTAGAGCCAGCGTGGACCCCATAGCACCACCAGTCAGAAAACTCAAGAAGGACAGGCTGGCCAGACTGAGGGAGCTGGGGGTGGAGCCCCCGCCTGTCCCCAAACTGTGTGCTGACGATGGGTCCTTTGATCTAGAGCCCCTTCAAGTTAACTCAGGTGAGAGCACCACAGCAAATGTTCAGCTCCATAAGGTCAGAGCTCTATAGCGCATTATTTTCCAAATGGTGGGTTTGGGTTTAAAGCCTTGTGTTTAGATGCATGCTTTTGTACATTTCATGTGGCACACAAAAGGATTTTGGTGGGTCACAACACAAGCACACTGTATTGTGGCGAAATGGGTGAGCTTGAATTGATTGGGTTGAGAAGAAACCCAGTCAATTTGCTTGTCATGTATGGTCCTCTGTCGTTAACCTGTTTGTTTCCCCCCTCAGGCGTGGAGGCGTTGAAGGAGCGTTTCCTACGTCACGTCCAGCCTGTGGCCCAGCCCAGAGGGGAACGCACCGTGCAGCTCAGCGTCATCTGTAAAGACAGCAACGAAGAACTCCAccaaaacactgtcaccaccaccatcagggaaggggaggaggaggctgCACACACCGCGCctggtacaaacacacacacacgttctctctaaacctccacacacacacactcgctagAGAGGCATCCCATACAATGCATAATAAGCCAATTTCCTGAAATCCACCGCCACACACACATTTCCAAATGTCTTAATTTCTCTGTCCACTGGCAGCAATATTCTTTCCTAACCAGCCTGGTTTCACCCTTTCCTCAGGTGAGAAGCTGACCGACCTGAAGTCCCGTTTACAGCAGGCCATGGCCGTAAAGAGACGGGAGGATCGAGAACGCAAGGCTGCCCTCCATCGCCTAGACAACGAGGACTGTGgcgaggaagaggaagaggaaatgaCGGATTCCGAGGGGGAAGAGGTAAGAGTGGATTGGCGGCTTTGACCTTCTACCTCCATCCACCGCACCTGCCTCAGGCAGTCTTGGGTTGCGTGTCAGTGCTTTCCGTACACTTTTCGCAGTGATGCTCCGCGATGGGAACCTACACATTGAAGACCAAAGCATTTTTAAGTGGAAAAATTAGAATAAGGGTAATAGAGGGAATGTCTTGTCCAATTAATGGTAATGGAACCAttaattgtgtttgtgtgttttcggAGTTTGTCAAAAACCTATTTCTCTCCACAGGGTGTAGATGAGCTACTGGGTGGTGATGCTGATGGCGAGGATGAGGATGACGACCAGGATGATGATCAGGAGGAGGGCAGTGAGGCACAGAGGGGTGTGAGGAGCCCCTCCCTGTTAAGATTAAAGGGTCCCTCTCCCACACCAGACATGCTCAACACAGACGGAACCCTCATGCTGTTTGCGAGCAGTTCCTGCTCGCGCacggggtatgtgtgtgtggcgcTGATATATGGGAGTCTCGGCGACGTAAATAGGCTGACAATACGTGGCCTTTAGATTGCAGGCCTGCATAAGGCAAAGTAGAATGCGAGGTAGTGCTCCATGTCGTTGGTCATGGGCAGCCTTGTTGTGTGGAGAAGGAAGTGCTGTCTATATTCAAGTGTCCAGATGTCAGTGTCCTCGACTCATTCTCGACTGTACTGGATTCAAGCAATGTATTGAAAAAGTGTAAGTCAGCCAATTAATATTAGCAGCAGATATGCACAGGCTTTTTCAGCAATGGGAAGATAGTGCCTCACCTGGCACACCAGCTGGTGAGCTACCGGGTAGCACGCGATGCGTGTGGGCAGATGGGCTCCGTTTGCAATTATACACTTCATTTCTGTTAATGTCATTTACTTAGGCACAATCTGTCAGTCAAATAAAAATCGGGATCGGATCCTAATGACACTTCAACTCGTCTGTGTTTGCGCATCACCTTGCATGTGTGCAAGACGAGTGGTCAGGTGCTCAAAGAAGAGAGCGAGACAGTCAGACATCGATCACACCGACCGCGTCATTGCGCAAAATGGTACGCGGCGTCATCTGGTTGTGTGTGCAACCAAAGTTcgacattcaccttctgctagcATTTTCTGTCAAGCCCTCTACACATACAGTTTGATGCATAGGTTCAATAAATCCAGCGTAcgcaccacacagaacgcactgcaactgcctctgcatcGCAGCGGTACAAGGCACATGCAGTGTTCAAATGGACAtcaatgtacttctggtgtaccaaaatagATGCACTGTCTGTGCGATTAAGACATTACTTTTTTTAAAcgattaatgtttttttttttttttttttttatcaattatTTTTGACGAAATGAATGATCTTTTGGATTTTAATTTGTAGCCTTGCTCAACCTTTCCCCACTGCATTTCTTAGCCAGGTTCTGTAGCCgagtctctctcttttccttagAGAAAATGGCTTCATTCTAGCTCTTACCGTTCAAAAGATATGATCGGTAATACAAGCGTATTTGTTTTTCTATCGTGCAttttgcatttaaaaaaaattgtgttCTAAAATTAGGCGACTGGGGGACTGGACCGTTAACCGTTTTATTAGGCTACACACTTGTTCATTCATTatacctcattagctagctatcgCTAACAACCTGGGGGCGCGCTCAGCAGGACACAACGTTTTGGAACGTTGCTAGAAATATGCTATGGAGAACAAACATGCCTCTGATGTATTGAAtcataataaaatatattttaaaaagtatATATTAATGGAATTTCTATCTTCAACATTCAAGAATGTTTTTCAACTTACGGTTTCCcaggtaacattaccagtagcctatAATGGAAACATTTGGTGGCACAGAAAGGAAATGGGATAGCACACAAGTTATTGACAAAATTCCTCTTGCCATTACACTGACTGAGCAAATAACTTTTATTTTGAGTTCATTTGGACCCAGTGACTCCCGACTTGAGAGCTTGGACCAGGACTCCCGACTTGAGAGCTTGGACCAGGACTCCCGACTTGAGAGCTTGGACCAGGACTCCCGACTTGAGAGCTTGGACCAGGACTCCCGACTTGAGAGCTTGGACCAGGACTCCCGACTTGAGAGCTTGGACCAGGACTCACTGGGACTCAGATTTAAGCCATAGGGACTTGGGCCTCGATTCGGACTCAAGGTTTTGTGATTTGACTAAATCACTGGGCGAAACAGTCATTAGCTCCCATTCTACTTTTGGACATCTGAACCGGTTCATAACAATGGCAGTGACGGAGGTGCAACCCATAGTACTTTAGGAGACCATCTGGTGATCTGTGACCAGCTCGCTCTCGCAGAGCAAGATAATTATCACCTGGCCAAATAATTCTATATTGTTATGGTTGTCATATTTCTGCTATTGGGAGAGAATAGGATGTTCTTCCCGAAAAAGTTGGTAGGACAAGGCTATGTATGTTTGTGCACATAGAAGTCAGTGGTTTATGTTTACTATAGGTTAATGAGGCAATACTAGACCATCCATTATTCAAATGACACAAATGTGACAGACTGAATGATATTTTAGTCAAAATGACTAAGACTAGACTACATTTAAAATAGAGTACCGAAATGAACAGTGGTGTACGTTAAATGTGTATACTGAGTgagttagtatgtgtgtgttatcTCTCCCTCCAAGTTGTGACATTTTGTCTTTCTTACAGGGATGGTGTAAAGAGGACAGGGCCCGGTGGTCAAGACAGTTACACAAAGATGGGTGAGTAGACTGAACATCTCACTTTCATAGTAAATTATCATAACTATGCTACTTCATAAAATACTCTCAAATCCTTGATGCAATCAGGTGTCTCTTTTCCGTTCTAGGTTAAAAAATAGTGGGGGGCGGGCTTATGGTAATGAAAAAGAGAAGTTTCACTGGTAAAATTGTTTTGCAAGTTGTATGTCACTTTTCTACTACAGAGGAAGAAGATTCTCTGTCCCTGGCCAAGGACAACAGTCACAACAGTAGTTTTGAGCTGCTGGGCTCCATGCTGCCGTCCTACCAGCCGGTCAACCGCAGCACCACAGGAGGCAGGGGCCTGTCAGCCAGAACCTTTCGCTCCCCCTCACCCTGCTTCTTCAGACCCAGCTTCCTGGGATCTGCCTCCAAGGTGAGACGCTGACCGTTCAGGGGGGTTTAGATCCTGTATGTCTAGGGCACAGTGTTTTCCTTACCACTGTATGACAGTGTCAGAAGAGAGCCAATCGGAACCACACAGACCCAAGTATGCATGTCTCCTAGTAATGCATGCGTTATGTGAATTCAATCAGGGACCGCGGAACGATTTTGACCGGGGGGTGCAGTGACCTATGTGTGCTTGCCAATTTGTTTTCATTGGGCATCATAGTAAAGACTAATTTAACTGTAAAAAAAATTATTGTATTTTAAGGTGTCATGAACACAACCAGGCATGATGTTTCATCTGATGAACCACCTTTCCATCACGTCcactgtgatggaaacaggaagtttcgggaccgttaaaaaaaaaaaaaaaaaccgcTGACAGATCATTTGTTTGTTCAACATGTGATCTTTGTCGGTAAAATTCATTACGTgagaaatggtggtggaaacGCCTTTGAGCcagtattgatataataaccatcatatgaAAGTAAActatggtgtgtatgtgtggtcctcccactactaactcagtttattaggctactgatgaaataagttatgatgaatcTCACAGGGTGGCGAAGGTGGATGGTGACGAGCTCGATGCCCCCTTTCAATAAATagcgagggtcttattctggtgacatggtGATCGACGCTTGACTGCCATTTGACAATCTAAAAATCATTATCCATAATAAGCTAGTCTCATCGTGTGACCTAGCCTACCCACAATGtgtctgcgagctgttggctagagcgcacgtgcaAAGTCCACAGTAAGCACATTTGACTATTTAACGCCATGGTTTTTGGGACAAAACTATCGGtcgagttgaaaatgcgatggaaagaCATTGAACTTTTTTCTcctctgtttaaaaaaaatatatttgttatttttttaacgCCGAACGTTCAGCGACTATTAGGCACACGTTGCCTGAATTCATTGATGCCTCCACTGCTGTTCGCATGCGTCACTGTCCCAGACAGTCGTCTCGGTCTACTTTCACCCCTGTTTTAGCGAGGGGGGGAATTCTGCATATCATTTCCAACATTTTGTAGGCTATTTGTTGACCGACTTAGGCCTGCAGCTACTATTCTCTCATTACTTGTTGCCTTAGGAGACAAAAAATCAGAGCTCACCAGAACAATGTAATACATTAATAGAATGGCTGTATCAGTAATAGTCCTAAACCTAATCCAGTTGACATTGGTAAAGTTTTGTCTTCCATTTCGACTCACAGAGCAAGGATGTGTAGCGACCGGGGCAAGCCTGCAATAGCCTAACTCTAATACAAATGTAAAAACATCGAAAGATTTTCCCTTCAAAATGTCTAAATGAAGTAGGTTCCACCGGTTTCAAGGAAACGAAAAGCtgtgaaaacgatccaacatgaATCTGATTTAGATTTCAGTTTGTCCTGGAAGCATATGTTTATGTAGTTGAAATAGCCTACTGTCAGCTTTTGTCACTGACAAAGACGGGGACCGTGCTAACTGTGCATTCTCgttctctcaagatgctgaaagaaagtcatatttctccactcctatTCTCAAGGCTAAATTAACATTTGTTGTATCATTTTACTTCAGGAAATACCATTATATTAGGCAACATGTGAGAGTAATAGCCCTACAGTCAGTGTCTATATTTCAGGCTACGTTTAGGCTAAAACTTCTGTGTCCAAATGTGTATTTTTAGTTCAGATGAGCAGCAGCATGTTTATTGTTAAGTTAGGATTCAGAAAGGCAGTTTCTATAAATGTTGAGACGGACTTCTTTGAGACTCATCCCCAGtatctcatccccctctctctccatcccacagAGCTCAGGGAAACTCTCAGAgccctctctctcgctgcccgTAGAGGACTCTCAGGACCTGTATGCTCCCCCCTCCCCCGGCGAGTCTTCTGGCCCCCTGGGGGCCCCGTCCCAGGGTCGCTTCTCTCTGGAGGAGGACTCCCAGCTTTTGGATGCCGACGGCTTCCTCAACGTGGGGCCCCGCACTGGCCCCCCGCGCTCCCACAAGAGGCAGCTCCTACTGGCCAGCCTGGATGAGAACGCTATGGACGCTAACATGGGGGAGCTGTTAGGAATGTGCTCTGGGGGGTTCGGGACTGCCAGAGAGGGCGGAGTGGGGGGGCTTGGGGCCTCGCAGGAGGATGAATTGTTAGGGCTGTGTTCTGGAATGTTCCCTACCACACAGacggagggagcgatggagaggaagagCGAGGGAGGAGTTAGAGGGCTGGGGGCGACCCAGGAGGATGAGCTGCTGGGGCTGTGTTCGGGAGTGTTCCCCACCGCACAggcagaaagggagaaggagggagcggaagggaggaagagggaggaagccaAGATGGAGTTGGAAATGGACCGAGACGATGACATGGATCAGCTGCTCGGCCTCTGCTCTGGGAAGTTTACTACTCAAGGTAAGCGTGTCTCCCAAGTACTGGGTGTACGTCTGGGTGATtgggtgtaataatgtattggttccattcctctcaatctctctccgtATAGGTGTCTCCCCCTTGCGATCCAACTCTAGCTACGCCCCACACTCTTCAACTGCGGAAGACCGGTAAAAACAGCTAGgctaatatttttttaaacgcaGACAATCACTGACTCCAGACATTTAAAATGGAATTCAACAATATTGAATGTAGTGAACTTATTAGGAAATAAACTAAATGTATTGTAATTTATTAGAAAGTTCATTTATTTGTCCAAGTTAATAAGACAAAATGTAGTAATTTGTATTTTCCTGCACAGGAatataccactgtctgtgtgttgtgtggtgcTCGTATGTCTAGTCTATGCTCTGTGCAGCCATTAGCGATAATGCTAATGATAACCTTCTGCTCTACTGGTAGATTGAAAGGCTTttccaaaaaccttctcaattaaatgttaactacaaagtagcctggcagaatgatatcatgattatttgcattaAACCAACCATAATTTATTTTGCTACAGAAACACTGCCAACCGAACAACGCTTTCTGGCTGGTGTGCACATGCATTAAAAACTGTGCACTACACCTACAATTCAACATTTCTTAGATTTTACCAGACCTCAAGTTTTCTCCTGATGTAGTTTGaacattgttgtggacttagaacatcCCATTCTTGTTTTTCTATTTTTTAAAGTGATTTTGAGGGTGAAAACCTG
This window of the Oncorhynchus keta strain PuntledgeMale-10-30-2019 chromosome 20, Oket_V2, whole genome shotgun sequence genome carries:
- the LOC118399227 gene encoding claspin-like isoform X1; its protein translation is MSVVISQQALELPAEEPVAESDSDSGMGSPVEEIASKMITNTVDSQDSDDDITVNRRSSCRKALRDSDSEEVVPEIAEALVLSASSGDEMETAEEEVKRAELKSKKISRIAPIDSDGSTPEEEEELVKKDVKLKEGKREKSQRHRGKKEKRRNAVERLKNKERPEEETPLPRALNDSGCLLGDNDLYDAGLDDDEEEESLDAIKAAVKQKSKKHKEPLFDDDDEGDDEAGPKRRPQERKAARASKEAMKHLHSETQRLVRESTCGLPYHMPEPKSIDQFFKRRARPEGSAMALLKSAKYQDLIKEATPTPPPPNPPKESQQPSASLDPPSTQTQALSQPTATSSPHQENHRRAGETSPTQELDDNEFPLPELAAIMQGANISVFGGAEIPPPEYMEAGPPEQNQADPSDSQAQEMEAKAGDWEGAQPLPARASVDPIAPPVRKLKKDRLARLRELGVEPPPVPKLCADDGSFDLEPLQVNSGVEALKERFLRHVQPVAQPRGERTVQLSVICKDSNEELHQNTVTTTIREGEEEAAHTAPGEKLTDLKSRLQQAMAVKRREDRERKAALHRLDNEDCGEEEEEEMTDSEGEEGVDELLGGDADGEDEDDDQDDDQEEGSEAQRGVRSPSLLRLKGPSPTPDMLNTDGTLMLFASSSCSRTGDGVKRTGPGGQDSYTKMEEEDSLSLAKDNSHNSSFELLGSMLPSYQPVNRSTTGGRGLSARTFRSPSPCFFRPSFLGSASKSSGKLSEPSLSLPVEDSQDLYAPPSPGESSGPLGAPSQGRFSLEEDSQLLDADGFLNVGPRTGPPRSHKRQLLLASLDENAMDANMGELLGMCSGGFGTAREGGVGGLGASQEDELLGLCSGMFPTTQTEGAMERKSEGGVRGLGATQEDELLGLCSGVFPTAQAEREKEGAEGRKREEAKMELEMDRDDDMDQLLGLCSGKFTTQGVSPLRSNSSYAPHSSTAEDRRTRLAEEDCEFRLLSDVESQSEQEDHDGDEDDENEVEEEEREAVFAPRQGKKKMHMAEFVDSEAELSGSDVGSEDEDDGENEYEEEELLDELPSDEELQDQVNKIHMKQVLDDDKRRLRLYQERYLADGDLHSDGPGRARRFRWKNIDDGFDMDGMGAEGEEDEEEEEELDQAELQRRKERLEREQWLREQSDAKAKKGEDFDMDEEEEKIGEEDSQFMKLAKKLTAKKLQKKELPVAPQADREFPAQNPFQRPSQPTMVKRGSLLSQPRSVLQKLACISEGNPLAPRNTRGFVFQSLSPEKEASAAEAPKKQMKKRGQIQVLAPAAKRPCRENNAPAAKGPQRSIFCYLEN
- the LOC118399227 gene encoding claspin-like isoform X2, whose protein sequence is MSVVISQQALELPAEEPVAESDSDSGMGSPVEEIASKMITNTVDSQDSDDDITVNRRSSCRKALRDSDSEEVVPEIAEALVLSASSGDEMETAEEEVKRAELKSKKISRIAPIDSDGSTPEEEEELVKKDVKLKEGKREKSQRHRGKKEKRRNAVERLKNKERPEEETPLPRALNDSGCLLGDNDLYDAGLDDDEEEESLDAIKAAVKQKSKKHKEPLFDDDDEGDDEAGPKRRPQERKAARASKEAMKHLHSETQRLVRESTCGLPYHMPEPKSIDQFFKRRARPEGSAMALLKSAKYQDLIKEATPTPPPPNPPKESQQPSASLDPPSTQTQALSQPTATSSPHQENHRRAGETSPTQELDDNEFPLPELAAIMQGANISVFGGAEIPPPEYMEAGPPEQNQADPSDSQAQEMEAKAGDWEGAQPLPARASVDPIAPPVRKLKKDRLARLRELGVEPPPVPKLCADDGSFDLEPLQVNSGVEALKERFLRHVQPVAQPRGERTVQLSVICKDSNEELHQNTVTTTIREGEEEAAHTAPGEKLTDLKSRLQQAMAVKRREDRERKAALHRLDNEDCGEEEEEEMTDSEGEEGVDELLGGDADGEDEDDDQDDDQEEGSEAQRGVRSPSLLRLKGPSPTPDMLNTDGTLMLFASSSCSRTGDGVKRTGPGGQDSYTKMEEEDSLSLAKDNSHNSSFELLGSMLPSYQPVNRSTTGGRGLSARTFRSPSPCFFRPSFLGSASKSSGKLSEPSLSLPVEDSQDLYAPPSPGESSGPLGAPSQGRFSLEEDSQLLDADGFLNVGPRTGPPRSHKRQLLLASLDENAMDANMGELLGMCSGGFGTAREGGVGGLGASQEDELLGLCSGMFPTTQTEGAMERKSEGGVRGLGATQEDELLGLCSGVFPTAQAEREKEGAEGRKREEAKMELEMDRDDDMDQLLGLCSGKFTTQGVSPLRSNSSYAPHSSTAEDRTRLAEEDCEFRLLSDVESQSEQEDHDGDEDDENEVEEEEREAVFAPRQGKKKMHMAEFVDSEAELSGSDVGSEDEDDGENEYEEEELLDELPSDEELQDQVNKIHMKQVLDDDKRRLRLYQERYLADGDLHSDGPGRARRFRWKNIDDGFDMDGMGAEGEEDEEEEEELDQAELQRRKERLEREQWLREQSDAKAKKGEDFDMDEEEEKIGEEDSQFMKLAKKLTAKKLQKKELPVAPQADREFPAQNPFQRPSQPTMVKRGSLLSQPRSVLQKLACISEGNPLAPRNTRGFVFQSLSPEKEASAAEAPKKQMKKRGQIQVLAPAAKRPCRENNAPAAKGPQRSIFCYLEN